The following are encoded in a window of Sandaracinaceae bacterium genomic DNA:
- the lon gene encoding endopeptidase La: MSDEDEMSSLSTPPEGPDVRFDDELPVLPIRNAVLFPGAVAPFDVGRPRSVALVEDIESADQPIIAIFAQRDPSTDDPIEGDLYPVGVAARVLKALKHSSGNYSLILQGLVRIRLEHVVEEEPYLKARISRLDEIPTDDVESEALAMSLRDIAKQVVQLMPELPREANSLLDSIQEPGQLADLVAANLDAPVEDKAQLLETVDAKERIRKVLRLLTRQLEILKMRERINSQIKEEMGKNQREYVLRQQLKAIKEELGEEEGDQGDLDVVEERIAKASLPGEADKVARKQLKRLRQMQVGSAEYTVVRTYIDWLLDVPWSRETTDNLDIAAVRKVLDEDHSGLEKVKKRIVEYLAVRKLKKDKKGPILCLIGPPGVGKTSLGRSVARALGRKFHRISLGGVHDEAAIRGHRRTYVGALPGQIIQGMKKTGTINPIFMLDEIDKVGHDFRGDPAAALLEVLDPEQNDTFSDHYLEIPYDLSKVMFIATANVGDTIPAPLRDRMEIIEIPGYTRREKLDIAKVHLLPKQLEDHGIKGEILTISDAALEGIIDHYTREAGVRNLERQIASVIRGVAVKVAEGETGPWAMNDAEALRPYLGPARFTSEVAERTSESGVATGLAWTAVGGEILFIEATRMHGQGKLQLTGQLGDVMKESAQAAMSYVRTRAEDFGLPKDFLEKSDLHIHIPAGGMPKDGPSAGVTMMTALVSLLTGICVRHDVAMTGEITLRGRVLPVGGIKEKVLAAHRAGIKRVILPERNAADLEEVPEEIRETLEFIPVSTVDEVLVNALENTDSLKLRLGDDKTAGAGVVAQA; encoded by the coding sequence ATGTCTGACGAAGACGAGATGAGTTCCCTATCGACACCGCCCGAGGGACCAGACGTACGCTTCGACGACGAGCTGCCAGTGTTGCCCATCCGCAACGCGGTGCTCTTCCCCGGCGCCGTCGCTCCCTTCGACGTGGGTCGCCCCCGCTCGGTCGCCTTGGTGGAAGACATCGAGAGCGCCGACCAGCCCATCATCGCCATTTTCGCGCAGCGCGACCCGTCCACGGACGACCCCATCGAGGGCGACCTGTATCCGGTGGGCGTCGCGGCGCGCGTGCTCAAGGCGCTCAAGCACAGCTCGGGCAACTACAGCCTCATCCTGCAGGGCCTGGTGCGCATCCGCCTCGAGCACGTGGTGGAAGAGGAGCCGTACCTCAAGGCCCGCATCTCGCGCTTGGACGAAATCCCCACGGACGACGTGGAGAGCGAAGCGCTGGCCATGAGCCTGCGCGACATCGCCAAGCAGGTGGTGCAGCTCATGCCGGAGCTCCCGCGCGAGGCCAACTCGCTGCTGGACAGCATCCAAGAGCCCGGCCAGCTGGCCGACCTGGTGGCCGCCAACCTGGACGCCCCGGTGGAAGACAAGGCCCAGCTGCTCGAGACGGTGGACGCCAAGGAGCGCATCCGCAAGGTGCTGCGCCTGCTCACGCGTCAGCTGGAAATCCTCAAGATGCGCGAGCGGATCAACTCGCAAATCAAAGAGGAGATGGGCAAGAACCAGCGCGAATACGTGCTGCGTCAGCAGCTCAAGGCCATCAAGGAAGAGCTGGGCGAAGAAGAGGGCGACCAGGGCGACCTGGACGTGGTCGAAGAGCGCATCGCCAAGGCCAGCCTCCCCGGCGAGGCCGACAAGGTGGCCCGCAAGCAGCTCAAGCGGCTGCGCCAGATGCAGGTGGGTAGCGCCGAGTACACGGTGGTGCGCACGTACATCGACTGGCTCCTGGACGTGCCCTGGAGCCGCGAGACCACGGACAACCTGGACATCGCCGCCGTGCGCAAGGTGCTGGACGAGGACCACTCGGGCCTCGAGAAGGTCAAGAAGCGCATCGTCGAGTACCTGGCCGTGCGCAAGCTCAAGAAGGACAAGAAGGGTCCCATCCTGTGCCTCATCGGGCCGCCCGGCGTCGGCAAGACCTCGCTCGGCCGCTCCGTGGCGCGCGCGCTCGGCCGCAAGTTCCACCGCATCAGCCTGGGTGGCGTGCACGACGAGGCCGCCATCCGCGGTCACCGCCGCACCTACGTGGGCGCGCTTCCGGGCCAGATCATCCAGGGCATGAAGAAGACCGGGACCATCAACCCCATCTTCATGCTCGATGAAATCGACAAGGTGGGCCACGACTTCCGGGGCGACCCGGCGGCCGCGCTCCTCGAGGTGTTGGACCCCGAGCAGAACGACACCTTCAGCGACCACTACCTGGAGATCCCGTACGACCTCTCCAAGGTCATGTTCATCGCCACGGCCAACGTGGGGGACACCATCCCGGCGCCGCTCCGCGACCGCATGGAGATCATCGAGATCCCCGGCTACACGCGGCGCGAGAAGCTGGACATCGCCAAGGTGCACCTCCTGCCCAAGCAGCTCGAAGACCACGGCATCAAGGGTGAAATCCTCACCATCTCGGACGCCGCGCTCGAGGGCATCATCGACCACTACACGCGCGAGGCCGGCGTGCGCAACCTGGAGCGCCAGATCGCCAGCGTCATTCGTGGCGTGGCCGTGAAGGTGGCCGAGGGCGAGACGGGTCCGTGGGCCATGAACGACGCCGAGGCGCTGCGCCCCTACCTGGGCCCCGCACGCTTCACGTCCGAAGTGGCCGAGCGCACCAGCGAGTCGGGCGTGGCCACGGGCCTGGCCTGGACGGCCGTGGGCGGCGAGATCCTCTTCATCGAGGCCACGCGCATGCACGGGCAGGGCAAGCTGCAGCTCACCGGACAGCTGGGCGACGTCATGAAAGAGTCCGCGCAGGCGGCCATGAGCTACGTGCGCACCCGCGCCGAAGACTTCGGCCTCCCCAAGGACTTCCTCGAGAAGAGCGACCTGCACATCCACATCCCCGCAGGCGGCATGCCCAAGGACGGCCCCAGCGCCGGCGTCACCATGATGACGGCCCTGGTCTCGCTCCTCACCGGCATCTGCGTGCGCCACGACGTGGCCATGACCGGTGAAATCACCCTGCGCGGCCGCGTGCTGCCCGTGGGTGGCATCAAGGAGAAGGTGCTCGCCGCTCACCGCGCCGGCATCAAGCGCGTCATCCTGCCGGAGCGCAACGCTGCGGACTTGGAAGAGGTGCCCGAGGAGATCCGCGAGACGCTGGAGTTCATCCCGGTGTCCACCGTGGACGAGGTGCTGGTGAACGCGCTCGAGAACACCGACTCGCTGAAGCTGCGGCTGGGCGACGACAAGACGGCGGGCGCGGGCGTGGTGGCTCAGGCCTAG
- a CDS encoding helix-turn-helix transcriptional regulator codes for MPSADLSLIFSALADPTRRAILARLSEGEAPVKDLVAPFELSGPAITKHLKVLERAGLISRSREGQQRPCRLEPRALEPAVDFLEQYRAMWEDRLDRLGEYLKSVAAQPAEPTTKKSARTAPRAKNSRGKRHEKAN; via the coding sequence ATGCCGTCGGCCGACCTCTCCCTGATCTTCTCGGCGCTGGCCGATCCGACGCGCAGGGCCATCTTGGCGCGGCTCTCCGAGGGCGAAGCGCCGGTGAAGGACCTGGTGGCGCCCTTCGAGCTGTCGGGCCCGGCCATCACCAAGCACCTCAAGGTGCTCGAGCGCGCAGGCCTCATCTCGCGCAGCCGCGAGGGACAGCAGCGCCCGTGCCGGCTGGAGCCGCGTGCGCTCGAGCCCGCGGTGGACTTCCTCGAGCAGTACCGGGCCATGTGGGAGGACCGGCTCGACCGCCTCGGGGAGTACTTGAAGAGCGTTGCCGCGCAGCCGGCCGAGCCGACGACCAAGAAGTCCGCACGCACCGCGCCGCGGGCCAAGAACTCGAGAGGAAAGCGCCATGAGAAAGCCAACTAG
- a CDS encoding DUF4259 domain-containing protein produces the protein MDGVSVLSQTEDTVTIRLERMEGPDMLVKIGKQHYFHYEPSEDENEYLDERAVTAAVLEADDYVFSGYGELLGYDDEGCDGAFDIEVHEAPGDKKKRKQLVDRLVKAMKARVKGVAQAPPGRTLREKFGKDPFTGKSESYFVDEEGLRVSKARPNDVIVKASGTDEPIGIDEETWGVYPFENEAAAWWIKDLKGSDAVRLDKITFVFRYIEEEFNSKLGVGIETAQCVIAASEILARIQGRPDPASAPAALAKWLATSKLEATPELLEKASKAIDCALGKNSGLRVAWTESGHLDAWLAVVADLRGRLGS, from the coding sequence ATGGACGGTGTGAGCGTGCTGTCCCAGACGGAGGACACCGTCACCATTCGCCTCGAGCGGATGGAGGGTCCCGACATGCTCGTCAAGATCGGCAAACAGCACTACTTCCACTACGAGCCGAGTGAAGACGAGAACGAGTACCTCGACGAACGCGCTGTGACGGCGGCCGTCCTCGAGGCGGACGACTACGTCTTCTCTGGATATGGCGAGCTGCTCGGCTACGACGACGAAGGTTGCGACGGGGCCTTCGACATCGAAGTCCATGAGGCCCCAGGCGACAAGAAGAAGCGCAAGCAGCTCGTCGACAGGTTGGTCAAAGCGATGAAAGCAAGGGTGAAGGGGGTGGCCCAAGCGCCTCCCGGCCGCACGCTCCGCGAGAAGTTCGGCAAGGACCCATTCACCGGGAAGTCGGAGTCCTACTTCGTGGACGAAGAGGGGTTGCGCGTCTCGAAAGCGAGGCCGAACGACGTGATCGTCAAGGCGAGCGGCACCGACGAGCCCATCGGGATCGACGAGGAGACATGGGGCGTGTACCCATTCGAGAACGAAGCTGCGGCCTGGTGGATCAAGGACCTCAAGGGGAGCGACGCGGTGCGCCTCGATAAGATCACGTTCGTGTTCCGCTACATCGAGGAGGAGTTCAATTCCAAGCTCGGTGTCGGCATAGAGACCGCGCAATGCGTGATAGCTGCCTCGGAGATCCTCGCGCGCATTCAGGGGCGGCCCGACCCGGCGTCGGCGCCAGCCGCTCTCGCCAAGTGGCTCGCAACCTCGAAGCTGGAGGCGACGCCCGAGCTGCTGGAAAAGGCCTCCAAGGCCATCGACTGCGCGCTCGGAAAGAACTCGGGGCTGAGGGTGGCGTGGACCGAATCAGGTCACCTCGACGCATGGCTCGCCGTCGTCGCCGATCTCCGCGGACGTCTCGGGTCCTGA
- a CDS encoding SRPBCC domain-containing protein — MRKPTSSNEIRLTRVYEAPVSAVWDAWTDPEQVGQWWGPRGFTLTTHSKDLRAGGHWRYTMHGPDGVDYPNIATYFVVEPRAKLVYDHGATDSTPPLFRVTATFTEAGGKTTLDLSFALATPEAATEMARMIKEKGGTGTWDRLAEHLEEATTGKRTFVINRTFDAPIARVFEMWTKPEHLAQWLPPTGARMRFLRSEIAVGKSTFFVITGEHGTMHVRAEYLAIEPPHRVVYAQQFVDESEHLAAAPGAEVWPATLLTTVVFSDESDERTRVTVTVEPQGRVSTAELAAFVGERGGMTLGWTGSFDALEGLLEP; from the coding sequence ATGAGAAAGCCAACTAGCTCCAACGAGATCCGCCTCACGCGCGTGTACGAGGCCCCCGTCAGCGCGGTGTGGGACGCGTGGACGGACCCGGAGCAGGTGGGGCAGTGGTGGGGCCCACGCGGCTTCACGCTCACCACGCACAGCAAGGACCTGCGGGCGGGAGGCCACTGGCGCTACACCATGCATGGGCCCGATGGCGTGGATTACCCCAACATCGCCACGTACTTCGTGGTGGAGCCGCGCGCGAAGCTGGTCTACGACCACGGCGCCACGGACAGCACCCCGCCGCTCTTCCGCGTGACGGCCACGTTCACCGAAGCGGGCGGCAAGACCACCCTCGACCTGAGCTTCGCGCTGGCCACGCCCGAGGCGGCCACCGAGATGGCCCGGATGATCAAGGAGAAGGGCGGCACGGGCACGTGGGACCGCTTGGCCGAGCACCTCGAAGAAGCGACCACGGGCAAGCGCACCTTCGTCATCAACCGCACCTTCGACGCCCCCATCGCTCGCGTGTTCGAGATGTGGACGAAGCCCGAGCATCTCGCTCAGTGGCTCCCGCCGACGGGCGCTCGCATGCGCTTCCTCCGGTCGGAGATTGCGGTGGGCAAGAGCACCTTCTTCGTCATCACGGGCGAGCACGGCACCATGCACGTGCGCGCCGAGTACCTGGCCATCGAGCCCCCGCACCGGGTGGTGTACGCGCAGCAGTTCGTGGACGAGAGCGAGCACCTGGCCGCCGCGCCGGGCGCGGAGGTCTGGCCCGCCACCCTGCTGACCACGGTGGTGTTCAGCGACGAGTCGGACGAACGCACGCGCGTCACGGTGACGGTGGAGCCGCAGGGTCGTGTCAGCACGGCAGAGCTTGCGGCCTTCGTGGGCGAGCGCGGCGGGATGACGCTCGGTTGGACCGGCTCGTTCGACGCTCTCGAGGGGCTGCTCGAGCCGTGA
- the dusB gene encoding tRNA dihydrouridine synthase DusB, which yields MDEVYRNDTNRDVPLAQPGEFAPIQLGPLSVWPPVVLAPMAGVTNWPFRMMCRKFGAGLYVSEMITARPLAEGRDKTLKLADFHPDESPRSLQLYGVDPYYVGEAVKRLVGEGHVDHIDMNFGCPVPKVTRKGGGSAIPARPALLAAIVRAAVQNAGTVPVTIKFRSGVDDTLLTYRDAGRIGQEEGCAAVALHARTAAQLYDGEANWEDIADLKRLVTHIPVLGNGDIWEGHDALRMMRLTGCDGVVVGRGCLGRPWLFADLAAVFDGREPENPPDFGGVAAIMREHALLLIECMGEVHAMRQFRRHATWYTKGFRGSAQLRQALTNVSTLDELRAALGSFDSSEPFPPAAMRVKRGKTSGRQRVTLPDGWCDDPNDATPPMDIPIELMSGG from the coding sequence GTGGACGAGGTCTACCGCAACGACACCAACCGCGACGTGCCGCTGGCCCAGCCCGGCGAGTTCGCGCCCATCCAGCTGGGCCCGCTGTCGGTGTGGCCGCCCGTGGTCCTCGCGCCCATGGCCGGCGTCACCAACTGGCCCTTCCGCATGATGTGCCGGAAGTTCGGCGCGGGGCTGTACGTGAGCGAGATGATCACGGCGCGGCCGCTGGCCGAGGGCCGCGACAAGACGCTCAAGCTCGCGGACTTCCATCCGGACGAGTCGCCGCGCAGCCTGCAGCTCTACGGCGTGGACCCGTACTACGTGGGCGAGGCCGTGAAGCGGCTGGTCGGTGAGGGGCACGTGGACCACATCGACATGAACTTCGGGTGCCCGGTGCCCAAGGTCACGCGCAAGGGCGGTGGCTCGGCCATCCCGGCGCGCCCTGCCCTGCTGGCGGCCATCGTGCGCGCGGCGGTGCAGAACGCGGGCACGGTGCCGGTGACCATCAAGTTCCGGAGCGGCGTGGACGACACCCTGCTCACGTACCGTGACGCCGGCCGCATCGGACAAGAAGAGGGCTGCGCGGCCGTGGCCCTGCACGCGCGCACGGCGGCCCAGCTGTATGACGGCGAGGCCAACTGGGAGGACATCGCGGACCTCAAGCGGCTGGTCACGCACATCCCCGTGCTGGGCAACGGCGACATCTGGGAGGGGCACGACGCGCTCCGCATGATGCGCCTGACCGGCTGCGACGGCGTGGTGGTGGGGCGCGGTTGCCTGGGGCGCCCGTGGCTCTTCGCGGACCTGGCCGCCGTGTTCGACGGCCGCGAGCCCGAGAACCCGCCCGACTTCGGCGGCGTGGCGGCCATCATGCGGGAGCACGCCCTGCTGCTCATCGAGTGCATGGGCGAGGTGCACGCCATGCGGCAGTTCCGGCGGCACGCCACCTGGTACACCAAGGGCTTCCGCGGCAGCGCTCAGCTCCGGCAGGCGCTCACCAACGTGAGCACGCTGGACGAGCTGCGCGCCGCGCTCGGGTCGTTCGACTCGAGCGAGCCCTTCCCCCCCGCCGCCATGCGCGTGAAGCGCGGCAAGACCTCGGGCCGCCAGCGCGTCACCCTGCCCGACGGCTGGTGCGACGACCCGAACGACGCCACGCCGCCCATGGACATCCCCATCGAGCTGATGTCGGGAGGCTGA
- a CDS encoding response regulator transcription factor, with amino-acid sequence MSGGLPRAPTLLQSAFVTTAPTQTVLLVEDDPALALGLCDSLEFEGFAVLHAKRGSEAVTMAKSARPDCILLDVMLPDMNGYQVCEAVRAWDLNVPILMLTARSQEADKIRGLDAGADDYVTKPFSVSELMARVRALLRRAKRTTLAPADEFHVGECVVDPGTQELRLPDGQVEQLSFFEVQLLAFLHAHGGQPVSRDDILEKVWGSTGNTRTVDNFIVKLRKKIEPLPEKPRYILTVYGVGYRLAMPKEFTKDEVG; translated from the coding sequence ATGTCGGGGGGGCTGCCCCGCGCCCCAACGCTGCTACAGTCCGCCTTCGTGACGACCGCCCCCACCCAGACCGTCCTGCTGGTCGAAGACGACCCTGCGCTGGCGCTCGGCCTGTGCGACAGCCTCGAGTTCGAGGGGTTTGCGGTGCTGCACGCCAAGCGCGGCAGCGAGGCCGTGACCATGGCCAAGAGCGCGCGGCCCGACTGCATCCTGCTGGACGTCATGCTGCCGGACATGAACGGCTACCAGGTGTGCGAGGCCGTGCGCGCCTGGGACCTGAACGTGCCCATCCTCATGCTCACGGCGCGCAGCCAGGAGGCCGACAAGATCCGCGGCCTCGACGCCGGCGCCGACGACTACGTGACCAAGCCGTTCAGCGTGAGCGAGCTCATGGCCCGCGTGCGCGCGCTCCTGCGCCGGGCCAAGCGCACCACCCTGGCCCCCGCCGACGAGTTCCACGTGGGCGAGTGCGTGGTGGACCCGGGGACGCAGGAGCTGCGCCTGCCCGACGGCCAGGTGGAGCAGCTCTCCTTCTTCGAGGTGCAACTGCTGGCCTTCCTGCACGCCCACGGGGGCCAACCGGTGTCGCGCGACGACATCCTCGAGAAGGTCTGGGGCAGCACGGGCAACACCCGCACCGTGGACAACTTCATCGTGAAGCTGCGCAAGAAGATCGAGCCGCTGCCCGAAAAGCCCCGCTACATCCTCACGGTCTACGGCGTGGGCTACCGCCTGGCCATGCCCAAAGAGTTCACGAAGGACGAGGTGGGCTGA